The genome window TCCAGGTGAAGCCGTCTTTCTCAACTTGGGCCTTCAGGACATCTACTGCCGCTTTCTCACCGCCAGAGGTCCACCAATGCACAACTTCAACCGTCCCTTTCGAGTCGGCGGCAAATGCACTGAGGGGAAACAACGAGGCAATGGAAATAGCAACGGCGAGGCGATTAATCGCGTTCATCTGAGTACCTTTTCTTGTTGTTATGCATGCAAGTCTAGAGCTTGCGCTGCACGGAGTTTAAACATGGATTTTTAAGGCGCAGGTAACAAAGGGACGCACAAATGTCACCAGCTGGTGACATTCATGCCCGCTCCGATGGCACTGGCCATGCTGGGTGCCAAGGGTAGCGCAGGCAGCAATACCGCTTGCCAGGCATGGTACAGGTCCGGCTTGCCACCCCAGATCTTGCTGCTGGGCTGGTTGCGCGGGCTAAGTTCGTGGTGCCAACTGCCGTGTAGACGGTCGATAAAGTGCGTTTCGCAAAACTCCCAAAAGCACCGATACCAGGTTTCGTAATGCCGTTCGCCCGTACGTTTGAGCAACGCCTGGGCAGCGGCGCTGGCTTCGGCGTGAGTCCAATGCAGGCGCTCGCGCACCACCGGGCGATGGTTCCAATCCAGGGTGTAGACGATGCCGGGAGCACCGTCCACGGCCCAGGCGTACTCACAGGCGCTGGCGAACAAGCCCTTGGCGTCGTTCAACAGCCACTCCGGCGTTGCCAGTCCGGCCTGCAGGCGTGCCGCTTCCAAATGCAGCACCAAGCGCGCCCACTCAAAGCCATGGCCTGGGGTGATGCCATAGGGGCGAAAACCGTCGGCGGGGTTGTCCTCGTTGTAGCCGAGCAAGGGTTTCCACTGCGCGTCAAAATGCTCGATTACCATGAATCGGTTACCGGCGGCGTGCGTGTGGATGACGCGCTCGACGATGCGCAACGCGCGGTCCAGCCAGCGCGTGT of Pseudomonas fluorescens contains these proteins:
- a CDS encoding D-mannose isomerase, with protein sequence MTTQPLPASSWLNAPAHHAWLASEGQRLLSFSKASRLPDGFGNLDDKGHLPADAHAETMNTARMTHSFAMAHAMGLPGYAERVAHGVAALSGPLRDPEHGGWFAAPNALDGNRGKAAYLHAFVALAASSAVVAGAPGAQSLLNDAVHIIDQFFWSEEEGVMLESFAQDWSAVEAYRGANSNMHATEAFLALADVTGDTRWLDRALRIVERVIHTHAAGNRFMVIEHFDAQWKPLLGYNEDNPADGFRPYGITPGHGFEWARLVLHLEAARLQAGLATPEWLLNDAKGLFASACEYAWAVDGAPGIVYTLDWNHRPVVRERLHWTHAEASAAAQALLKRTGERHYETWYRCFWEFCETHFIDRLHGSWHHELSPRNQPSSKIWGGKPDLYHAWQAVLLPALPLAPSMASAIGAGMNVTSW